In Polyodon spathula isolate WHYD16114869_AA chromosome 27, ASM1765450v1, whole genome shotgun sequence, one DNA window encodes the following:
- the LOC121301479 gene encoding megakaryocyte-associated tyrosine-protein kinase-like isoform X2 has protein sequence MSSKSWLPGTQCIAKCDHAKPKAGELSYHKGDILTIVDAGLGKGVYLAQHNKTEEKGTVSASCLREREAIRVDPSLSLMPWFHGKISGPEAVLKLAPPEDGLFLVRESIRHPGDYVLCVSFQREVIHYRVIYKDSKLTIDHVQYFYNLIDMIQSYMKEKGAIATTLQKPKQKEGTKSAAEELSKAGWLLDMEKLTLGESIGEGEFGAVFEGEYMGQKVAVKNIKCDVTAQAFLEETAVMTDVCEGMEYLESRKFVHRDLAARNILVSSDNVAKVSDFGLAKVEPKSTDNAKLPVKWTAPEALKKEQKFSTRSDVWSYGVLLWETFSYGRQPYPKMTLKEVKEKVEKGYRMEAPEDCPPAVYALMRSCWENDPGKRPSFRKLREKLEKEHRSWEPTPSS, from the exons ATGTCATCT AAAAGCTGGTTGCCAGGTACTCAGTGCATTGCCAAGTGTGACCATGCCAAGCCCAAGGCAGGGGAGCTGAGCTACCACAAGGGAGACATCCTGACCATTGTGGACGCTGGCCTG GGCAAAGGGGTTTACCTGGCCCAGCACAACAAGACAGAGGAGAAGGGCACGGTGTCTGCCAGCTGCCTGCGAGAGAGGGAGGCAATCAGAGTGGACCCCAGCCTCAGCCTCATGCC GTGGTTCCATGGGAAGATCTCTGGTCCGGAGGCGGTCCTCAAGCTCGCTCCCCCCGAGGACGGGCTGTTCCTGGTGCGGGAGTCGATTCGTCACCCCGGGGATTACGTGCTGTGTGTGAGCTTCCAGAGAGAGGTCATCCACTACCGGGTCATCTACAAGGACAGCAAGCTGACCATTGACCACGTGCAGTACTTCTACAACCTCATTGACATGATCCAG TCTTACATGAAGGAGAAGGGAGCGATCGCCACCACCCTGCAGAAACCCAAACAGAAAGAGGGCACCAAGTCAGCCGCGGAGGAGCTTTCCAAAG CGGGGTGGCTACTGGACATGGAGAAACTGACCTTGGGGGAGAGTATCGGAGAGGGAGAGTTTGGAG CTGTTTTTGAAGGGGAGTACATGGGTCAGAAGGTGGCTGTGAAGAACATCAAGTGTGATGTCACCGCCCAGGCCTTTCTGGAGGAAACCGCAGTCATGAC TGATGTGTGTGAAGGGATGGAGTATCTGGAGTCCAGGAAATTTGTCCATCGCGACCTGGCTGCGCGCAACATCCTGGTGTCCAGCGACAACGTGGCCAAGGTCAGCGACTTCGGCCTGGCCAAGGTGGAACCAAAATCCACAGACAACGCCAAACTGCCGGTCAAGTGGACGGCCCCTGAAGCACTGAAGAAagag CAAAAGTTCTCGACTCGCTCGGATGTCTGGAGCTATGGAGTCCTGCTCTGGGAGACATTCTCCTACGGCAGGCAGCCGTACCCCAAGATG ACCCTGAAGGAGGTGAAGGAGAAGGTGGAGAAGGGCTATCGCATGGAGGCTCCGGAGGACTGCCCCCCTGCCGTGTACGCCCTGATGCGGAGCTGCTGGGAGAACGATCCTGGGAAACGTCCGTCTTTCCGCAAGCTGAGAGAGAAGCTGGAGAAGGAGCACCGAAGCTGGGAGCCCACGCCAAGCAGCTGA
- the LOC121301479 gene encoding megakaryocyte-associated tyrosine-protein kinase-like isoform X1 yields MSSKSWLPGTQCIAKCDHAKPKAGELSYHKGDILTIVDAGLGKGVYLAQHNKTEEKGTVSASCLREREAIRVDPSLSLMPWFHGKISGPEAVLKLAPPEDGLFLVRESIRHPGDYVLCVSFQREVIHYRVIYKDSKLTIDHVQYFYNLIDMIQSYMKEKGAIATTLQKPKQKEGTKSAAEELSKAGWLLDMEKLTLGESIGEGEFGAVFEGEYMGQKVAVKNIKCDVTAQAFLEETAVMTKLQHSNLVRLLGVILHNGLHIVTEFMAKGNLVNFLRSRGRSLINARQLLRFALDVCEGMEYLESRKFVHRDLAARNILVSSDNVAKVSDFGLAKVEPKSTDNAKLPVKWTAPEALKKEQKFSTRSDVWSYGVLLWETFSYGRQPYPKMTLKEVKEKVEKGYRMEAPEDCPPAVYALMRSCWENDPGKRPSFRKLREKLEKEHRSWEPTPSS; encoded by the exons ATGTCATCT AAAAGCTGGTTGCCAGGTACTCAGTGCATTGCCAAGTGTGACCATGCCAAGCCCAAGGCAGGGGAGCTGAGCTACCACAAGGGAGACATCCTGACCATTGTGGACGCTGGCCTG GGCAAAGGGGTTTACCTGGCCCAGCACAACAAGACAGAGGAGAAGGGCACGGTGTCTGCCAGCTGCCTGCGAGAGAGGGAGGCAATCAGAGTGGACCCCAGCCTCAGCCTCATGCC GTGGTTCCATGGGAAGATCTCTGGTCCGGAGGCGGTCCTCAAGCTCGCTCCCCCCGAGGACGGGCTGTTCCTGGTGCGGGAGTCGATTCGTCACCCCGGGGATTACGTGCTGTGTGTGAGCTTCCAGAGAGAGGTCATCCACTACCGGGTCATCTACAAGGACAGCAAGCTGACCATTGACCACGTGCAGTACTTCTACAACCTCATTGACATGATCCAG TCTTACATGAAGGAGAAGGGAGCGATCGCCACCACCCTGCAGAAACCCAAACAGAAAGAGGGCACCAAGTCAGCCGCGGAGGAGCTTTCCAAAG CGGGGTGGCTACTGGACATGGAGAAACTGACCTTGGGGGAGAGTATCGGAGAGGGAGAGTTTGGAG CTGTTTTTGAAGGGGAGTACATGGGTCAGAAGGTGGCTGTGAAGAACATCAAGTGTGATGTCACCGCCCAGGCCTTTCTGGAGGAAACCGCAGTCATGAC GAAGCTGCAGCACAGTAACCTGGTGCGCTTGCTCGGGGTGATCCTGCACAACGGGCTGCACATCGTCACGGAGTTCATGGCCAAG GGGAACCTGGTGAACTTCCTGCGGTCTCGGGGGCGCTCGCTCATCAACGCTCGCCAGCTGCTCCGCTTTGCACT TGATGTGTGTGAAGGGATGGAGTATCTGGAGTCCAGGAAATTTGTCCATCGCGACCTGGCTGCGCGCAACATCCTGGTGTCCAGCGACAACGTGGCCAAGGTCAGCGACTTCGGCCTGGCCAAGGTGGAACCAAAATCCACAGACAACGCCAAACTGCCGGTCAAGTGGACGGCCCCTGAAGCACTGAAGAAagag CAAAAGTTCTCGACTCGCTCGGATGTCTGGAGCTATGGAGTCCTGCTCTGGGAGACATTCTCCTACGGCAGGCAGCCGTACCCCAAGATG ACCCTGAAGGAGGTGAAGGAGAAGGTGGAGAAGGGCTATCGCATGGAGGCTCCGGAGGACTGCCCCCCTGCCGTGTACGCCCTGATGCGGAGCTGCTGGGAGAACGATCCTGGGAAACGTCCGTCTTTCCGCAAGCTGAGAGAGAAGCTGGAGAAGGAGCACCGAAGCTGGGAGCCCACGCCAAGCAGCTGA
- the LOC121301423 gene encoding phospholipid hydroperoxide glutathione peroxidase-like — protein sequence MHAAYAERGLRILGFPCNQFGKQEPGTEEQIKEFAKSYDAEFDLFSKIDVNGDNAHPLWSWMKSQPKGKGTLGNNIKWNFTKFLIDREGQVVKRYSPMEDPSVVEKDLPKYL from the exons ATGCACGCCGCGTACGCTGAGAGAGGTTTACGCATCCTGGGCTTCCCCTGCAACCAGTTTGGGAAACAG GAGCCCGGGACGGAGGAGCAGATCAAGGAGTTTGCCAAGTCCTACGACGCAGAGTTTGACCTGTTCAGCAAAATCGACGTCAACGGCGATAACGCTCACCCCCTGTGGAGCTGGATGAAATCTCAGCCCAAGGGGAAAGGGACGCTGGGAAA CAACATTAAGTGGAATTTCACCAAG tttctcaTTGACAGAGAGGGACAGGTTGTGAAGAGATATTCGCCAATGGAAGATCCAAGT gtgGTTGAAAAGGATCTTCCCAAGTATCTGTAG